One window from the genome of Nicotiana tomentosiformis chromosome 5, ASM39032v3, whole genome shotgun sequence encodes:
- the LOC138892281 gene encoding uncharacterized protein, with protein MGAQSSGPSQGNRGLNQQGRPDRRFQQRRLPCHKCGRMHFRACFMDLPVCYGCGVRGHIQRDCRLSHQTMGRGAAQPANSAATTSTVPPARGTLATTGRGAARGGAHNLGGTSRIYAMRRCRELEASPDVVICIVSVQSHDVYALIDPGSTLSYATPYVAM; from the coding sequence atgggtgcacagtcatctggacctAGTCAGGGTAACAGGGGACTCaaccagcagggtcggcccgacagaaggtttcagcaaCGGAGGCTCCCATGCcataagtgtgggaggatgcatttTAGGGcatgcttcatggacctaccagtatgctatgggtgtggtgtgaggggtcacattcagagagattgccgcTTGTCCCACCAAActatgggcagaggtgcggcacaaccagctaattctgcagctactacatccacagtacctccagctcgaggcaccctagCAActacagggcgtggtgcagctaggggtggtgcacataaTTTGGGGGGAACCAGCAGaatttatgctatgcggagatgTCGGGaattagaggcttctccagatgttgtcatatGTATAGTGTCTGTCCAATCCCATGacgtgtatgctcttattgatccaggttccactttatcatatgccacaccttatgttgctatgtaA